The following proteins come from a genomic window of Natrinema saccharevitans:
- a CDS encoding tubulin/FtsZ family protein, whose translation MKLAMIGFGQAGGKIVDRFLDYDDRTGSGIVRAAIAVNSAKADLMGLENIPQENRVLIGQARVKGHGVGADNELGAEVAEEDIDEVQNAIDAIPTHEVDAFLIVAGMGGGTGSGGAPVLAKHLQRIYTIPVYGLGVLPGTDEGGIYTLNAARSFQTFVREVDNLLVFDNDSWRQTGESVEGGYEQINEEIVRRFGILFGAGEVGDGQEVAESVVDSSEIINTLSGGGVSTVGFASEEVEMNTGGGLLSRFTGEGGSEDDLDAANTTNRITSLVRKAALGRLTLPCEIEGTERALLVLSGPSEYLNRKGIERGRKWLEEETGSMEVRGGDFPRSEPEVSAAILLSGVTNVPRIKRLQQVAIEAQDNIDDIQQESEENLEELVEDDEDELEPLF comes from the coding sequence ATGAAGCTGGCGATGATCGGATTCGGACAGGCCGGTGGCAAAATCGTCGATCGGTTCCTCGATTACGACGATCGGACGGGAAGCGGAATCGTCCGGGCAGCGATCGCTGTCAACTCCGCGAAAGCGGACCTCATGGGCCTGGAGAATATTCCACAGGAGAATCGCGTACTCATCGGCCAGGCCCGCGTGAAGGGCCACGGCGTGGGTGCTGACAACGAACTCGGCGCGGAAGTCGCCGAGGAGGACATCGACGAGGTCCAGAACGCGATCGACGCGATCCCGACCCACGAGGTCGACGCCTTCCTCATCGTCGCCGGGATGGGCGGCGGCACCGGGAGCGGCGGCGCGCCGGTCCTCGCGAAACACCTCCAGCGGATCTACACGATCCCCGTCTACGGCCTCGGCGTCCTTCCGGGTACCGACGAGGGCGGGATCTACACGCTCAACGCGGCGCGATCCTTCCAGACGTTCGTCCGCGAGGTCGACAACCTGCTCGTCTTCGACAACGACTCCTGGCGACAGACCGGCGAGTCCGTCGAGGGCGGCTACGAGCAGATCAACGAGGAGATCGTCCGCCGCTTCGGCATCCTCTTTGGCGCCGGCGAAGTCGGCGACGGCCAGGAGGTCGCCGAGAGCGTCGTCGACTCCTCGGAGATCATCAACACGCTTTCCGGCGGTGGCGTCTCGACCGTCGGCTTCGCTTCGGAGGAGGTCGAGATGAACACGGGCGGCGGCCTCCTCTCTCGCTTTACCGGCGAAGGCGGAAGCGAGGACGACTTGGACGCCGCGAACACGACCAACCGCATCACGAGCCTCGTCCGCAAGGCCGCGCTCGGCCGGCTCACGCTCCCCTGTGAGATCGAGGGCACCGAGCGCGCCTTGCTCGTCCTCTCCGGTCCCTCCGAGTATCTCAACCGGAAAGGTATCGAACGCGGCCGCAAGTGGCTCGAGGAGGAAACGGGTAGCATGGAAGTTCGCGGCGGCGACTTCCCGCGATCGGAGCCCGAGGTGTCCGCTGCGATCTTGCTCTCCGGCGTGACCAACGTCCCCCGGATCAAGCGACTGCAGCAGGTCGCCATCGAGGCACAGGACAACATCGACGACATCCAGCAGGAGAGCGAGGAGAACCTCGAGGAACTCGTCGAGGACGACGAGGACGAACTCGAGCCGCTGTTCTAG
- the cofC gene encoding 2-phospho-L-lactate guanylyltransferase, with protein sequence MRVVVPFAAETPKTRLESVLSPAERSAFARAMLADVLRAIVRAGHEPAVVSTAPLDLAALETPGEVAAAASLTVDDRPLTEAVNARLPTDDGADPVAVVMADLALATPDALEALTTAAADVAIAPGRGGGTNALVVDHPAFRVDYHGLSYLDHRGIAREIGATLETVDSFRLGSDIDEPADLVEVLVHGRESDRAPAVLREFGFELERRDGRVAAVRDGGPTA encoded by the coding sequence ATGCGCGTCGTGGTTCCGTTCGCCGCCGAGACGCCGAAGACGCGGCTCGAGTCCGTCCTCTCCCCGGCCGAGCGCTCGGCGTTCGCCCGCGCCATGCTCGCGGACGTGCTTCGTGCGATCGTCCGCGCGGGCCACGAGCCCGCCGTCGTCTCGACCGCGCCGCTGGACCTCGCGGCGCTCGAGACGCCGGGCGAGGTCGCCGCGGCGGCGTCGCTGACGGTCGACGACCGCCCGCTGACCGAGGCGGTCAACGCTCGGCTCCCGACCGACGACGGGGCCGACCCCGTCGCCGTTGTCATGGCCGATCTCGCCCTCGCGACGCCCGACGCGCTCGAGGCCCTCACAACCGCCGCGGCCGACGTCGCGATCGCGCCCGGTCGTGGCGGCGGCACTAACGCCCTCGTCGTCGACCACCCCGCGTTCCGCGTCGACTATCACGGCCTCTCCTATCTCGACCACCGCGGGATCGCCCGCGAGATCGGCGCGACCCTCGAGACGGTCGATTCCTTCCGGCTCGGGAGCGACATCGACGAGCCTGCCGACCTCGTCGAGGTCCTCGTCCACGGCCGCGAGAGCGACCGCGCGCCCGCCGTCCTCCGCGAGTTCGGCTTCGAACTCGAGCGCCGCGACGGCCGGGTCGCCGCGGTCCGCGACGGTGGCCCGACGGCGTGA
- the cofG gene encoding 7,8-didemethyl-8-hydroxy-5-deazariboflavin synthase subunit CofG encodes MVSGASEYGVDVAVEEGAVDDLLQVSPSDVDAPPALTFSRNVFVPLTTACRYTCTYCTYFDPPGQAELLSLEEVREICRRGADAGCTEALFTFGDDPDDRYTEIHAQLEAWGHDSIHTYLREACKVALEEGLLPHANPGDQTREQMSEVADVNASMGVMLETTAEVGAHAGPRRKVPGQRLRTLQNAGELDVAFTTGILVGIGENWRDRAESLLAIRDLHERYDHIQEVIVQPVVENERWSGGSPDLATMRQVTAMARAALPEEVSVQVPPNLAPAKDLIDCGVDDLGGVSPVTDDHINPEYTWPALRELEEIAASAGVPLGERLPVYERFLPSGLRTDGFDGRLADGADGDREWISETIRDALAADDAAGNRYRTVLRDGAAPQA; translated from the coding sequence ATGGTTTCCGGGGCCAGCGAGTACGGCGTCGACGTCGCGGTCGAGGAGGGGGCCGTCGACGATCTCCTCCAGGTCAGCCCGAGCGATGTCGACGCGCCGCCGGCGCTTACGTTCTCGCGGAACGTCTTCGTGCCGCTGACGACGGCTTGTCGTTACACCTGTACCTACTGCACCTACTTCGACCCGCCGGGTCAGGCCGAGTTGCTCTCGCTCGAGGAGGTCCGCGAGATCTGTCGGCGCGGAGCCGACGCCGGCTGTACGGAGGCGCTGTTTACCTTCGGTGACGATCCGGACGACCGCTACACCGAGATTCACGCGCAACTCGAGGCGTGGGGCCACGACTCGATCCACACCTACCTGCGGGAAGCCTGCAAGGTGGCGCTCGAGGAGGGGCTGCTCCCGCACGCCAATCCGGGCGATCAGACCCGCGAGCAGATGTCCGAAGTCGCCGACGTCAACGCCAGCATGGGCGTGATGCTCGAGACGACCGCCGAGGTCGGGGCCCACGCCGGGCCGCGGCGCAAGGTGCCCGGCCAGCGCCTGCGCACCCTCCAAAACGCGGGCGAACTCGACGTGGCCTTCACGACCGGGATTCTGGTGGGGATCGGCGAAAACTGGCGCGACCGCGCCGAGAGCCTGCTTGCCATCCGGGACCTCCACGAGCGCTACGACCACATCCAGGAGGTGATCGTCCAGCCCGTGGTGGAGAACGAACGCTGGTCCGGCGGCTCGCCCGACCTCGCGACGATGCGGCAGGTGACGGCGATGGCGCGGGCCGCCTTACCCGAGGAGGTCTCGGTCCAGGTGCCGCCGAACCTCGCCCCCGCAAAGGACCTGATCGACTGCGGCGTCGACGATCTGGGCGGCGTCTCGCCGGTCACCGACGACCACATCAACCCAGAGTACACGTGGCCCGCCCTGCGCGAACTCGAGGAGATCGCCGCGAGCGCGGGCGTGCCGCTCGGCGAACGGCTACCGGTCTACGAGCGGTTCCTGCCGTCCGGCCTCCGGACCGACGGCTTCGACGGCCGACTTGCCGACGGCGCGGACGGCGACCGGGAGTGGATCTCGGAGACGATTCGGGACGCGCTCGCGGCCGACGACGCGGCCGGCAATCGGTATCGAACGGTGCTTCGGGACGGGGCCGCACCGCAGGCGTGA
- a CDS encoding nucleoside deaminase codes for MATDDSYVRQAIDLAESAVENGNTPFGSLLVVDDAVVRTAENTTLTDDDVSAHPEFKLARWAARELEPSERATCTMYTSTEPCPMCTSAIVYAGLGRVVYSVSVDSLAEIRDDGVIEIPCAEVIERADAETIVEGPVLEDEGLALHEDYFAE; via the coding sequence ATGGCAACCGACGACTCGTACGTGCGGCAGGCGATCGATCTCGCGGAATCGGCGGTCGAGAACGGCAACACGCCCTTCGGTTCCCTGCTCGTCGTCGACGATGCGGTCGTCCGGACCGCGGAGAACACCACCCTGACTGACGACGACGTGTCGGCCCACCCCGAGTTCAAGCTTGCTCGGTGGGCCGCACGCGAACTCGAGCCGAGCGAACGGGCGACCTGTACGATGTATACCAGCACCGAACCCTGCCCGATGTGTACGAGCGCGATCGTCTACGCCGGGCTCGGACGAGTCGTCTACAGCGTGTCCGTCGACTCGCTCGCCGAGATCCGGGACGACGGCGTGATCGAGATCCCCTGCGCGGAGGTGATCGAGCGCGCCGACGCCGAGACGATCGTCGAGGGACCGGTCCTCGAGGACGAGGGACTGGCGCTTCACGAGGACTACTTCGCCGAGTGA
- a CDS encoding SDR family NAD(P)-dependent oxidoreductase: protein MRLEGKTAFITGAGSGLGREAAQLFAEEGATIVAADIDHESAAETVARVEEAGQAGTAVELDVRDADAVHAAVDEAVAEFGLDIMLNNAGVSHERATVEEIAEGERDRVMDVNVKGVWNGCHAVIPHFKEQGSGAIVNTASLAGVIGAPQLGAYSLSKGAVVNFTRTVAAEVGPAGVRANAVCPGVTDTAMPRQNRTEEEWEATKAEMSRHYPLKRLGEPEDIANAMLFLASDEADWITGQALVVDGGFSCT from the coding sequence ATGCGACTCGAAGGCAAGACAGCGTTTATCACGGGTGCAGGATCCGGCCTCGGGCGGGAAGCAGCGCAACTGTTCGCCGAGGAAGGAGCGACGATCGTCGCGGCCGACATCGATCACGAGAGCGCCGCGGAGACCGTCGCTCGCGTCGAGGAGGCGGGGCAAGCGGGCACCGCCGTCGAGTTGGACGTTCGGGACGCCGACGCGGTCCACGCGGCCGTCGACGAGGCGGTCGCCGAGTTCGGCCTCGATATCATGCTGAACAACGCCGGCGTGAGCCACGAGCGAGCGACGGTCGAGGAGATCGCCGAGGGCGAGCGCGACCGGGTCATGGACGTCAACGTCAAGGGCGTCTGGAACGGCTGTCACGCCGTGATTCCCCACTTCAAGGAGCAGGGGTCGGGCGCGATCGTCAACACGGCGTCGCTGGCGGGCGTTATCGGCGCGCCGCAACTGGGTGCCTACTCGCTGTCGAAGGGGGCGGTCGTCAACTTCACGCGGACCGTCGCGGCGGAGGTCGGCCCGGCCGGCGTCCGGGCGAACGCGGTCTGTCCGGGCGTCACCGACACGGCGATGCCTCGACAGAACCGCACCGAGGAGGAGTGGGAAGCGACCAAAGCGGAGATGTCCCGTCACTACCCGCTCAAGCGGCTGGGCGAGCCCGAGGACATCGCCAACGCCATGCTGTTCCTGGCCAGCGACGAGGCCGACTGGATCACCGGGCAGGCGCTGGTCGTCGACGGCGGCTTCTCCTGCACGTAA
- a CDS encoding cyclase family protein has protein sequence MHVDLTQPIETGMQTYPGDLAVAVRPHATHAADGARVSSLECGSHTGTHVDAPAHTEADGKPLESYPIERFVFDAVRIDCRDLGAREPIPADRIPDGDADLVACWTGWDAHWGTDRYLDHPYLSPAAAETCVERGYDVAVDALNPDPTPTDDATADEPEGFQVHHALLGNDLLILENLTNLEAVGDRFELRAYPMALASDGAPVRAVGVEYME, from the coding sequence ATGCACGTCGATCTCACCCAGCCGATCGAGACGGGGATGCAGACCTACCCAGGCGACCTCGCGGTCGCCGTCCGCCCCCACGCGACCCACGCGGCGGACGGCGCTCGCGTCTCGAGCCTCGAGTGTGGCAGTCACACCGGTACTCACGTCGACGCGCCGGCACACACCGAAGCAGACGGCAAACCGCTCGAGTCGTACCCGATCGAGCGCTTCGTTTTCGACGCGGTTCGGATCGATTGCCGCGACCTCGGGGCCCGCGAGCCGATTCCGGCGGACCGAATTCCGGACGGCGACGCCGACCTCGTGGCCTGCTGGACCGGCTGGGACGCCCACTGGGGGACCGATCGGTACCTCGATCACCCCTATCTTTCGCCCGCTGCGGCCGAGACGTGCGTCGAACGGGGCTACGACGTGGCCGTGGACGCGCTCAACCCCGATCCCACGCCGACGGACGACGCCACTGCGGACGAGCCCGAGGGGTTCCAGGTCCACCACGCGCTGCTCGGGAACGACCTGCTGATCCTCGAGAACCTGACGAACCTCGAGGCGGTCGGGGATCGGTTCGAACTCCGGGCCTACCCGATGGCCCTCGCGAGCGACGGTGCGCCGGTGCGGGCCGTCGGCGTCGAGTACATGGAATAG